The window TAGCAGCAACTAAAATTGTATTGATAGCAGCTTCGGCATTCTCCGCAGCAGCGCCATTACTCGGCGGGGAACAAATTACAATCCCCCCAGCGCTACCGACAAGTTCCCGAACTTCTTGTAAATCGGCGATTTTCAAATCGATCATTTCGACGGCGACACCGGTTTTGGTAATCCCGTGGGCGATCGCTTGGCTGAGTCGATCGCTAAATCCGTAATCGGAAGTGTAAAATACCGCTACAGTGGTTTCTGACTTAGCTTGAGCTTGGCTCCACTTTTTGTAACGTCCGGTAAGTTCGGCTACATTGTAGCGCAGTAGCGGCCCGTGACCGGTCGCCACCGTACCAATTTCTCCCAACTCGGCCATCCGCTTCATTGCACTCAGTACCGATCGAGCATTAGGAGCCATCAAACACTCATAATAAAAGTGATAATCCTCCTCAACCGCAGCTAAATCGTCATCGTAGGTGCTGTCAGAACAGTAGTGCATCCCAAAAGCATCGCAAGTGAACATCACCTGAGTTTTGCTATCGTAGCTGAAAATAGTATCAGGCCAGTGCAAATTCGGCGCCGACACAAATTCGACAACGTGGCCGTTTCCTAAATCTAGTTTGTCCCCATTTTTCACGACAAGTCGCTCAAACGGCTGGTGTACAAGGTTCTCTAAAAATTGAATTGCTACCTTCGCCCCCACGACAATCGCCTGCGGTGCCAAAGCCAGCACATCTTTGACCAAACCGCTGTGGTCTGGTTCCGTGTGGCTGATAATTAAATAATCAATCTGTTTCGGGTCAATTTCCCCCGTCAGAGTCTCCATATATTGCTGGCGGAACTTCTCGTGCGACGTATCGACGAGGGCAGTTTTTTCGCCACGAATGATGAAAGAGTTGTAAGTTGTACCGTTTTTGAGCCCGAATTCGATGTCAAAGCGGTCTCTATCCCAGTCCAGGCATCGAATTGCCGTTGTATCAGAGGCAATTTCGACTTTTTCCACCGTCAATCTGCGTTGGACTCGTTCAGTCAGGGCTACCATACTCTGCCTCCTTGTCTGTTATCCATTACCTTATTGTTTCCATTCTGACACGTTTCTTTTGTAAATCTTTATAAAATTTCTTATGAGGGAGTTAAGTAACTTCAAAGTTATTAATGTATGCAGCGGACGATTCCTACCGGATAGCTTCGCTTTACGCCAGCTTTTGCACAAATCTACCGATTGGGTATTGACAAAATTCAAATTTTACAAGCCGAGCTTTTACATAAATTGAACCGATATAGAACTCAGAAACCCAGTTTCTGGCTAAATTTCTCGTTCCTGCTACCAAAACTCGTAGCAACCGGGTTTCTAGTATTTGCAGGATGCGTCGCCATTCTTTAATCCCTTGCATCCCATCGACTTTTCGAGCGGCGGCGCACCTTTACCTTTACAACCAACTAATTATCGATCTCAAGCCTTCTGATTTGTCAGCGGTAACTCCACAATCAACTCAGTTCCTTCGCCCACCTGACTGACGCACCGAATCCGGCCACCGTGAGCTTGCACAATTACTTGATAGCACACCGAAAGTCCCAACCCCGTACCTTTCCCGACAGGTTTAGTGGTAAAAAACGGGTCAAAAATTTTGTCTTGAATTGCCGCTGGAATGCCATTTCCCGTATCGCGGACAGAGATTGTTACCCAGTCGGGTTCGCTTTGCCAACTGCGGATGGTTAATTCCCCCGGTTGGCCCGCTGAGGCGATCGCATCTAAAGCATTGTCCAGCAAATTATAAAATACTTGGTTGATTTGACCGGCATGACATTTTATTCGTGGCAACTTTCCGTATTGTTTGTCAATTTTGATATTTGTTTTCAGCTTATTTTGCAGCATCAACAAACTGCTTTCTAAACCTTCATGCAAATCGACAGCTTTAAATTCAGCGTGGTCTAAGCGAGAAAAACTTCGCAGCGTTGTCACGATCGAGCGAATCCTGCTACTGCCTTCCCGCATCGAATTGAGCAGTTTACTAAAATCTTCTCGGACGTAATCGAGTTCTAGTTCTTCATTGATTCTGACAATTGTTTCCATGGCTTCCGGGCAGGCATTTCCGCACAATTCGAGAGCTTCGTTTAAGATTTTGAAATATTCTTGAGCGTGAAACAAGTTAGCGTGGATAAAATTGTTGGCGTTGTTAATTTCGTGAGCAATTCCCGCCACCATTTGCCCCAAGCCCGACATTTTTTCGGTTTGAATCAATTGCTGTTGAGTCGATCGCAATTCTTGCATGGCGGCTTGCAATTGCTGGGTTTGAGCTTGAGATTTGACCGCAGCTTCTCGGACTTTGCTGTAAAGTTCTGCTTGCTGGATGGCGATCGCCATTTGATCGGCTAGCTGCGCCAGCAATTCCATTTCTTGGCGCTGCCAACTCCGGGTATCGTGGCATTCGTGAGCAATCAACAAACCCCAGAGTTTACCGGGAAATTTTAAATGATAATTTGTGTCTGTAGCAACTGAATTTTCTTCGCTTCTGGATGTAACAATCGGTACGATCAGATTAGCTTTTACTTGCAAACTGTCTAAGAAATTAACGTGACAAGGCTCTAAACCTGCATTAAAAATATCATTAATTGCTTTGACTCGCCCTTGCTGGTAAAGATCTGCGTAATCTCCCCTAAAACACTTATCTGCCCCCATATCTCCTAAAATAGAAGGCCAAGGAACCGTCATATCTTCAACGACAACTTTTCCTTGCCAGTTGTCATCAAATTGGTAGATAATTACTCGATCGCAGTGCAACAGTTGGCGGACTTCCCTCACCGCTGTTTGCAGGATAGTTCCCAGATCCAGGGTACTGCGAATTTGGTTGCCGATCAGGCGCAACAGCGATTCTTTTTCGGCTTGACGGCAGGTTTTGCTGTAGAGTTTGGCTTGATTGATCGCGATCGCCAGTTGCGATGCTACCCCTTCTAAAAGTTGCTGTTCCCAATCAGTCCATTCGCGTTGGCGATCGCACTGATGCAAGCCAATTATGCCATTTACTTCACCTTGATAGCGAGTTGCGACTGCCAGCATCGACTGAATTTCCAAAGCTTCGGCAATTTTTCGGGTTTGTGAGTTCAACCCGGGAAAATCGAGAAACTTCGTCACTGCTAGGGACTCTTGCTGGGACACGACAGCAGTCAAGTGCGGGTTATCAGCCATCGGTACTTTCATTCCCAATTGCATCGGATAATCCCCCGCGTTGTACTCTCCCCGCGTGACTAAAGTTTTTTCTGTATTAGATTCTTTGACTAAAATACTGGCGCGGCTGCACTGTAGCGCTTGCCCCAGCAACCTGCAAGCCGATGTTAAAATCTGTTCTATATCAAGGGTGCTGCGAATTTCGTTATTAATCTCGTTCAGCAAGTTCGATAGCTGAACTTGCTGCTGCATCTGCACTATTAGGGCTTTTTGTTCGTCTATTTCGGGCAGCGAAAGACCTTCTTCTGGTTTCCAGCTTCCTGATTCTGGCAACCGCGTAGTTAATCTGTGCCAGGAGTTTTCGTGTTGTATTTTTAAAGACATATTTACTTATTAGCAGTTGTACTGTATTTGGATTGACAATGATTTTTTACACATTTGCTTGCCCCGCCTTGAGTTCAACCGCCACTACTAGGAGTTTTGGCATATATTAAGACATTATAAATGATGCTGACCGACCATAGCAATTATTTGCTTTACAAATATTTATAAAAATAAATTAGGTGTTCTGTAGCCGAACATACTAATTAAGCGGGCGCCGTTGAAATTCGTCAAATATCAATTAGATTTACCCGCTAGGTTAAGGGAATAAAATTAATCTAAAATCTATCTTTAGTTCAATGTTAGCGCTCGCGCTCGATCGACATGGAAAACTCAATGGGCGACAATTTTCGCCCGCCAGCTTGCACAGA of the Microcoleus sp. bin38.metabat.b11b12b14.051 genome contains:
- a CDS encoding diflavin flavoprotein; translation: MVALTERVQRRLTVEKVEIASDTTAIRCLDWDRDRFDIEFGLKNGTTYNSFIIRGEKTALVDTSHEKFRQQYMETLTGEIDPKQIDYLIISHTEPDHSGLVKDVLALAPQAIVVGAKVAIQFLENLVHQPFERLVVKNGDKLDLGNGHVVEFVSAPNLHWPDTIFSYDSKTQVMFTCDAFGMHYCSDSTYDDDLAAVEEDYHFYYECLMAPNARSVLSAMKRMAELGEIGTVATGHGPLLRYNVAELTGRYKKWSQAQAKSETTVAVFYTSDYGFSDRLSQAIAHGITKTGVAVEMIDLKIADLQEVRELVGSAGGIVICSPPSNGAAAENAEAAINTILVAANNKQSFGLCESGGGDDASVYPLRNKFKELGLKEAFPNILIKDAPTEAIYQLCDEAGTDLGQWLSRDKAVKQMKSLDSDVDKALGRISGGLYIITAQKGEVSSAMLASWVTQASFKPLGLTIAVAKDRAIESMMHAGDKFVLNVLEEGNYQSLMKHFLKRFAPGADRFAGVKTQPASNGSPILTDALAYMECEVVSRMELSDHHIVYAIVDSGRVSHPEALPAVHHRKVGNHY
- a CDS encoding GAF domain-containing protein, which translates into the protein MSLKIQHENSWHRLTTRLPESGSWKPEEGLSLPEIDEQKALIVQMQQQVQLSNLLNEINNEIRSTLDIEQILTSACRLLGQALQCSRASILVKESNTEKTLVTRGEYNAGDYPMQLGMKVPMADNPHLTAVVSQQESLAVTKFLDFPGLNSQTRKIAEALEIQSMLAVATRYQGEVNGIIGLHQCDRQREWTDWEQQLLEGVASQLAIAINQAKLYSKTCRQAEKESLLRLIGNQIRSTLDLGTILQTAVREVRQLLHCDRVIIYQFDDNWQGKVVVEDMTVPWPSILGDMGADKCFRGDYADLYQQGRVKAINDIFNAGLEPCHVNFLDSLQVKANLIVPIVTSRSEENSVATDTNYHLKFPGKLWGLLIAHECHDTRSWQRQEMELLAQLADQMAIAIQQAELYSKVREAAVKSQAQTQQLQAAMQELRSTQQQLIQTEKMSGLGQMVAGIAHEINNANNFIHANLFHAQEYFKILNEALELCGNACPEAMETIVRINEELELDYVREDFSKLLNSMREGSSRIRSIVTTLRSFSRLDHAEFKAVDLHEGLESSLLMLQNKLKTNIKIDKQYGKLPRIKCHAGQINQVFYNLLDNALDAIASAGQPGELTIRSWQSEPDWVTISVRDTGNGIPAAIQDKIFDPFFTTKPVGKGTGLGLSVCYQVIVQAHGGRIRCVSQVGEGTELIVELPLTNQKA